A genomic region of Cotesia glomerata isolate CgM1 linkage group LG9, MPM_Cglom_v2.3, whole genome shotgun sequence contains the following coding sequences:
- the LOC123271986 gene encoding actin-binding LIM protein 2 isoform X1 — protein MQGKTYCQSCKKKCSGEVLRVQDKYFHIGCFKCAQCSASLAQGGFFAREGSYYCTKDYRERWGTRCAGCGEYVEGDVVTAGEKHAFHPNCFHCQRCRQPLLGHGTKVTLVQGQALCHRCVSIPVREASTPIGSKTHDSRSKSANARETGNDVGACAGCSEKLQEGQALVALDRQWHVWCFKCHSCDTVLHGEYMGKDGVPYCEKDYQKQFGVKCAYCSRYISGKVLQAGENHHFHPTCARCTKCGDPFGDGEEMYLQGAAIWHPRCGPGPTGTNGIVNGHGTRDVHTPQHRESERILSSASEMQFSLRSRTPSLNGSICSPYSSMSRKYYPARTGSPGLILREYGRGNAEDVSRICTYSYLTEVPSQGYLRRPIQPYDKPPTSPHFHRPNSSRSIRSSGGRSSRSGMRALVDALSETRPKSPAAGSQVDNDEPIELAHYPDAMKRPPGAKPPIERDDFPAPPYPYTDPERRRRWSDTYKGVSDDEDDATDGTDRSDRLDGERKNYIKEVEQKLKKEEDELSKINTGIAKVFLQDIEKDRENLRHRAANVDPRNASRTPSAAREPTYRLRYESPVGASPSRNIDHARPWEDDDGVSYKSSTAPSYNVGRSSARSPAPRNYPPFGNQRAFTLPNAARHYQSGDYSFSGMGDKTHSTDFSSGKSDISTGSITDVDRRALVCTSAPYYSRRTSMNDGGIIPSSTTYTGGLGTVGGGTHGHHMRRSLPDMGAAPSEPPKLYPYHLLIITNYRLPADVDRCNLERHLSDAEFEAILQCNRSEFYRLPQWRRNEIKRRARLF, from the exons ATGCAAg GAAAAACTTATTGTCAatcgtgtaaaaaaaaatgcagcGGCGAGGTGCTGCGAGTTCAAGACAAGTACTTTCACATCGGTTGTTTCAAGTGCGCGCAATGCAGCGCCAGTCTCGCTCAAGGCGGATTTTTTGCTCGAGAAGGATCCTATTACTGTACAAAG GACTATCGTGAGCGCTGGGGAACAAGATGCGCTGGATGCGGCGAGTACGTTGAAGGTGACGTCGTGACTGCTGGAGAGAAACACGCTTTTCATCCGAACTGTTTTCATTGCCAGAGGTGTAGACAACCGCTGTTAGGTCATGGAACTAAAGTTACTCTGGTTCAAG GTCAAGCTTTGTGTCATCGGTGCGTCAGTATACCAGTACGAGAAGCCTCGACGCCGATCGGCAGCAAAACTCATGACAGCCGATCAAAAAGTGCTAACGCCAGAGAAACTGGTAATGACGTCGGTGCTTGCGCTGGCTGCAGTGAAAAACTTCAAGAGGGACAAGCCCTCGTTGCTTTGGATCGACAGTGGCATGTTTGGTGCTTCAAATGTCACAGCTGCGATACTGTGCTCCATGGCGAGTACATGGGAaa aGATGGAGTTCCGTATTGCGAGAAGGACTATCAAAAACAATTTGGAGTAAAGTGCGCGTACTGCAGTCGCTACATAAGCGGAAAAGTATTGCAAGCTGGTGAAAATCATCACTTCCATCCTACTTGTGCTCGCTGCACCAAGTGTGGCGATCCTTTTGGGGATGGTGAAGAGATGTACTTGCAAGGAGCCGCAATTTGGCACCCGCGGTGCGGGCCAGGGCCCACCGGGACAAACGGAATTGTCAATGGACATGGAACTAGAGATGTTCATACTCCTCAACACAGAGAATCTGAGCGTATATTAAGTAGTGCATCTGAGATGCAg TTTTCATTGAGATCTCGCACACCAAGTCTCAACGGGTCGATATGCAGTCCATACAGCAGCATGAGTCGCAAG TATTATCCAGCTAGAACTGGAAGTCCTGGACTGATATTACGAGAATATGGACGTGGTAACGCCGAAGACGTTTCCAGAATTTGCACATATTCTTATTTAACAGAAGTACCAAGTCAAGGATATTTGAGACGTCCGATTCAGCCTTACGATAAGCCACCGACTAGTCCTCACTTTCATCGACCCAATT CATCGCGCTCGATAAGAAGCAGCGGAGGTCGAAGCAGCCGTTCAGGAATGCGAGCGTTGGTAGACGCGCTCAGCGAAACGAGACCAAAATCTCCGGCAGCTGGTAGTCAGGTCGACAATGACGAGCCAATTGAGCTCGCTCATTATCCAGATGCAATGAAACGTCCGCCTGGAGCTAAACCTCCTATAGAACGAGACGATTTTCCAGCACCGCCGTATCCTTATACTGATCCTGAAAGACGTCGACGCTGGTCTGACACTTACAAG GGTGTTTCGGATGATGAAGACGACGCTACAGACGGTACCGACCGATCAGACAGATTAGACGGGGAgcgtaaaaattatatcaaagaAGTTGagcagaaattaaaaaaagaagaagatgAGTTGAGTAAAATAAACACTGGGATTGCTAAAGTATTTCTTCAGGACATAGAAAAAGATCGTGAAAATCTGCGACATCGCGCAGCTAATGTCGACCCACGAAACGCTTCGAGAACTCCGTCAGCGGCTCGAGAACCGACTTACAGATTACGATACGAAAGTCCTGTTGGTGCTT CTCCATCAAGAAATATTGATCACGCACGCCCGTGGGAAGACGATGACGGTGTTAGTTACAAATCAAGCACTGCTCCAAGCTACAAtg TCGGAAGATCATCGGCCCGTTCCCCGGCACCCAGAAACTATCCACCTTTCGGTAATCAGCGCGCCTTCACACTTCCAAACGCTGCTAGGCACTATCAGTCG GGTGATTACTCATTCAGCGGTATGGGCGACAAAACACACAGCACTGATTTTTCATCTGGCAAATCGGATA tatcaaCAGGCAGCATTACGGATGTCGACAGACGAGCACTGGTATGTACATCAGCCCCGTACTACTCACGTCGAACAAGCATG AATGATGGTGGAATTATCCCGTCATCGACAACGTATACAGGAGGATTAGGAACAGTTGGTGGAGGCACTCACGGTCACCATATGCGACGCTCGCTTCCAGACATGGGAGCTGCACCTTCAGAGCCACCAAAGCTTTACCCATATCACTTGCTTATTATTACGAATTACAGACTGCCAGCAGATGTAGATCGCTGTAACCTTgag cgACACTTATCGGATGCCGAATTCGAAGCAATACTTCAATGCAATCGCTCGGAATTTTATCGACTACCCCAATGGCGCCGAAACGAAATAAAACGACGTGCTCGACTCTTTTAA
- the LOC123271986 gene encoding actin-binding LIM protein 2 isoform X3, whose translation MGKTYCQSCKKKCSGEVLRVQDKYFHIGCFKCAQCSASLAQGGFFAREGSYYCTKDYRERWGTRCAGCGEYVEGDVVTAGEKHAFHPNCFHCQRCRQPLLGHGTKVTLVQGQALCHRCVSIPVREASTPIGSKTHDSRSKSANARETGNDVGACAGCSEKLQEGQALVALDRQWHVWCFKCHSCDTVLHGEYMGKDGVPYCEKDYQKQFGVKCAYCSRYISGKVLQAGENHHFHPTCARCTKCGDPFGDGEEMYLQGAAIWHPRCGPGPTGTNGIVNGHGTRDVHTPQHRESERILSSASEMQFSLRSRTPSLNGSICSPYSSMSRKYYPARTGSPGLILREYGRGNAEDVSRICTYSYLTEVPSQGYLRRPIQPYDKPPTSPHFHRPNSSRSIRSSGGRSSRSGMRALVDALSETRPKSPAAGSQVDNDEPIELAHYPDAMKRPPGAKPPIERDDFPAPPYPYTDPERRRRWSDTYKGVSDDEDDATDGTDRSDRLDGERKNYIKEVEQKLKKEEDELSKINTGIAKVFLQDIEKDRENLRHRAANVDPRNASRTPSAAREPTYRLRYESPVGASPSRNIDHARPWEDDDGVSYKSSTAPSYNVGRSSARSPAPRNYPPFGNQRAFTLPNAARHYQSGDYSFSGMGDKTHSTDFSSGKSDISTGSITDVDRRALVCTSAPYYSRRTSMNDGGIIPSSTTYTGGLGTVGGGTHGHHMRRSLPDMGAAPSEPPKLYPYHLLIITNYRLPADVDRCNLERHLSDAEFEAILQCNRSEFYRLPQWRRNEIKRRARLF comes from the exons ATGG GAAAAACTTATTGTCAatcgtgtaaaaaaaaatgcagcGGCGAGGTGCTGCGAGTTCAAGACAAGTACTTTCACATCGGTTGTTTCAAGTGCGCGCAATGCAGCGCCAGTCTCGCTCAAGGCGGATTTTTTGCTCGAGAAGGATCCTATTACTGTACAAAG GACTATCGTGAGCGCTGGGGAACAAGATGCGCTGGATGCGGCGAGTACGTTGAAGGTGACGTCGTGACTGCTGGAGAGAAACACGCTTTTCATCCGAACTGTTTTCATTGCCAGAGGTGTAGACAACCGCTGTTAGGTCATGGAACTAAAGTTACTCTGGTTCAAG GTCAAGCTTTGTGTCATCGGTGCGTCAGTATACCAGTACGAGAAGCCTCGACGCCGATCGGCAGCAAAACTCATGACAGCCGATCAAAAAGTGCTAACGCCAGAGAAACTGGTAATGACGTCGGTGCTTGCGCTGGCTGCAGTGAAAAACTTCAAGAGGGACAAGCCCTCGTTGCTTTGGATCGACAGTGGCATGTTTGGTGCTTCAAATGTCACAGCTGCGATACTGTGCTCCATGGCGAGTACATGGGAaa aGATGGAGTTCCGTATTGCGAGAAGGACTATCAAAAACAATTTGGAGTAAAGTGCGCGTACTGCAGTCGCTACATAAGCGGAAAAGTATTGCAAGCTGGTGAAAATCATCACTTCCATCCTACTTGTGCTCGCTGCACCAAGTGTGGCGATCCTTTTGGGGATGGTGAAGAGATGTACTTGCAAGGAGCCGCAATTTGGCACCCGCGGTGCGGGCCAGGGCCCACCGGGACAAACGGAATTGTCAATGGACATGGAACTAGAGATGTTCATACTCCTCAACACAGAGAATCTGAGCGTATATTAAGTAGTGCATCTGAGATGCAg TTTTCATTGAGATCTCGCACACCAAGTCTCAACGGGTCGATATGCAGTCCATACAGCAGCATGAGTCGCAAG TATTATCCAGCTAGAACTGGAAGTCCTGGACTGATATTACGAGAATATGGACGTGGTAACGCCGAAGACGTTTCCAGAATTTGCACATATTCTTATTTAACAGAAGTACCAAGTCAAGGATATTTGAGACGTCCGATTCAGCCTTACGATAAGCCACCGACTAGTCCTCACTTTCATCGACCCAATT CATCGCGCTCGATAAGAAGCAGCGGAGGTCGAAGCAGCCGTTCAGGAATGCGAGCGTTGGTAGACGCGCTCAGCGAAACGAGACCAAAATCTCCGGCAGCTGGTAGTCAGGTCGACAATGACGAGCCAATTGAGCTCGCTCATTATCCAGATGCAATGAAACGTCCGCCTGGAGCTAAACCTCCTATAGAACGAGACGATTTTCCAGCACCGCCGTATCCTTATACTGATCCTGAAAGACGTCGACGCTGGTCTGACACTTACAAG GGTGTTTCGGATGATGAAGACGACGCTACAGACGGTACCGACCGATCAGACAGATTAGACGGGGAgcgtaaaaattatatcaaagaAGTTGagcagaaattaaaaaaagaagaagatgAGTTGAGTAAAATAAACACTGGGATTGCTAAAGTATTTCTTCAGGACATAGAAAAAGATCGTGAAAATCTGCGACATCGCGCAGCTAATGTCGACCCACGAAACGCTTCGAGAACTCCGTCAGCGGCTCGAGAACCGACTTACAGATTACGATACGAAAGTCCTGTTGGTGCTT CTCCATCAAGAAATATTGATCACGCACGCCCGTGGGAAGACGATGACGGTGTTAGTTACAAATCAAGCACTGCTCCAAGCTACAAtg TCGGAAGATCATCGGCCCGTTCCCCGGCACCCAGAAACTATCCACCTTTCGGTAATCAGCGCGCCTTCACACTTCCAAACGCTGCTAGGCACTATCAGTCG GGTGATTACTCATTCAGCGGTATGGGCGACAAAACACACAGCACTGATTTTTCATCTGGCAAATCGGATA tatcaaCAGGCAGCATTACGGATGTCGACAGACGAGCACTGGTATGTACATCAGCCCCGTACTACTCACGTCGAACAAGCATG AATGATGGTGGAATTATCCCGTCATCGACAACGTATACAGGAGGATTAGGAACAGTTGGTGGAGGCACTCACGGTCACCATATGCGACGCTCGCTTCCAGACATGGGAGCTGCACCTTCAGAGCCACCAAAGCTTTACCCATATCACTTGCTTATTATTACGAATTACAGACTGCCAGCAGATGTAGATCGCTGTAACCTTgag cgACACTTATCGGATGCCGAATTCGAAGCAATACTTCAATGCAATCGCTCGGAATTTTATCGACTACCCCAATGGCGCCGAAACGAAATAAAACGACGTGCTCGACTCTTTTAA
- the LOC123271986 gene encoding actin-binding LIM protein 2 isoform X4, translating into MQGKTYCQSCKKKCSGEVLRVQDKYFHIGCFKCAQCSASLAQGGFFAREGSYYCTKDYRERWGTRCAGCGEYVEGDVVTAGEKHAFHPNCFHCQRCRQPLLGHGTKVTLVQGQALCHRCVSIPVREASTPIGSKTHDSRSKSANARETGNDVGACAGCSEKLQEGQALVALDRQWHVWCFKCHSCDTVLHGEYMGKDGVPYCEKDYQKQFGVKCAYCSRYISGKVLQAGENHHFHPTCARCTKCGDPFGDGEEMYLQGAAIWHPRCGPGPTGTNGIVNGHGTRDVHTPQHRESERILSSASEMQFSLRSRTPSLNGSICSPYSSMSRKYYPARTGSPGLILREYGRGNAEDVSRICTYSYLTEVPSQGYLRRPIQPYDKPPTSPHFHRPNSSRSIRSSGGRSSRSGMRALVDALSETRPKSPAAGSQVDNDEPIELAHYPDAMKRPPGAKPPIERDDFPAPPYPYTDPERRRRWSDTYKGVSDDEDDATDGTDRSDRLDGERKNYIKEVEQKLKKEEDELSKINTGIAKVFLQDIEKDRENLRHRAANVDPRNASRTPSAAREPTYRLRYESPVGASPSRNIDHARPWEDDDGVSYKSSTAPSYNVGRSSARSPAPRNYPPFGNQRAFTLPNAARHYQSGDYSFSGMGDKTHSTDFSSGKSDISTGSITDVDRRALNDGGIIPSSTTYTGGLGTVGGGTHGHHMRRSLPDMGAAPSEPPKLYPYHLLIITNYRLPADVDRCNLERHLSDAEFEAILQCNRSEFYRLPQWRRNEIKRRARLF; encoded by the exons ATGCAAg GAAAAACTTATTGTCAatcgtgtaaaaaaaaatgcagcGGCGAGGTGCTGCGAGTTCAAGACAAGTACTTTCACATCGGTTGTTTCAAGTGCGCGCAATGCAGCGCCAGTCTCGCTCAAGGCGGATTTTTTGCTCGAGAAGGATCCTATTACTGTACAAAG GACTATCGTGAGCGCTGGGGAACAAGATGCGCTGGATGCGGCGAGTACGTTGAAGGTGACGTCGTGACTGCTGGAGAGAAACACGCTTTTCATCCGAACTGTTTTCATTGCCAGAGGTGTAGACAACCGCTGTTAGGTCATGGAACTAAAGTTACTCTGGTTCAAG GTCAAGCTTTGTGTCATCGGTGCGTCAGTATACCAGTACGAGAAGCCTCGACGCCGATCGGCAGCAAAACTCATGACAGCCGATCAAAAAGTGCTAACGCCAGAGAAACTGGTAATGACGTCGGTGCTTGCGCTGGCTGCAGTGAAAAACTTCAAGAGGGACAAGCCCTCGTTGCTTTGGATCGACAGTGGCATGTTTGGTGCTTCAAATGTCACAGCTGCGATACTGTGCTCCATGGCGAGTACATGGGAaa aGATGGAGTTCCGTATTGCGAGAAGGACTATCAAAAACAATTTGGAGTAAAGTGCGCGTACTGCAGTCGCTACATAAGCGGAAAAGTATTGCAAGCTGGTGAAAATCATCACTTCCATCCTACTTGTGCTCGCTGCACCAAGTGTGGCGATCCTTTTGGGGATGGTGAAGAGATGTACTTGCAAGGAGCCGCAATTTGGCACCCGCGGTGCGGGCCAGGGCCCACCGGGACAAACGGAATTGTCAATGGACATGGAACTAGAGATGTTCATACTCCTCAACACAGAGAATCTGAGCGTATATTAAGTAGTGCATCTGAGATGCAg TTTTCATTGAGATCTCGCACACCAAGTCTCAACGGGTCGATATGCAGTCCATACAGCAGCATGAGTCGCAAG TATTATCCAGCTAGAACTGGAAGTCCTGGACTGATATTACGAGAATATGGACGTGGTAACGCCGAAGACGTTTCCAGAATTTGCACATATTCTTATTTAACAGAAGTACCAAGTCAAGGATATTTGAGACGTCCGATTCAGCCTTACGATAAGCCACCGACTAGTCCTCACTTTCATCGACCCAATT CATCGCGCTCGATAAGAAGCAGCGGAGGTCGAAGCAGCCGTTCAGGAATGCGAGCGTTGGTAGACGCGCTCAGCGAAACGAGACCAAAATCTCCGGCAGCTGGTAGTCAGGTCGACAATGACGAGCCAATTGAGCTCGCTCATTATCCAGATGCAATGAAACGTCCGCCTGGAGCTAAACCTCCTATAGAACGAGACGATTTTCCAGCACCGCCGTATCCTTATACTGATCCTGAAAGACGTCGACGCTGGTCTGACACTTACAAG GGTGTTTCGGATGATGAAGACGACGCTACAGACGGTACCGACCGATCAGACAGATTAGACGGGGAgcgtaaaaattatatcaaagaAGTTGagcagaaattaaaaaaagaagaagatgAGTTGAGTAAAATAAACACTGGGATTGCTAAAGTATTTCTTCAGGACATAGAAAAAGATCGTGAAAATCTGCGACATCGCGCAGCTAATGTCGACCCACGAAACGCTTCGAGAACTCCGTCAGCGGCTCGAGAACCGACTTACAGATTACGATACGAAAGTCCTGTTGGTGCTT CTCCATCAAGAAATATTGATCACGCACGCCCGTGGGAAGACGATGACGGTGTTAGTTACAAATCAAGCACTGCTCCAAGCTACAAtg TCGGAAGATCATCGGCCCGTTCCCCGGCACCCAGAAACTATCCACCTTTCGGTAATCAGCGCGCCTTCACACTTCCAAACGCTGCTAGGCACTATCAGTCG GGTGATTACTCATTCAGCGGTATGGGCGACAAAACACACAGCACTGATTTTTCATCTGGCAAATCGGATA tatcaaCAGGCAGCATTACGGATGTCGACAGACGAGCACTG AATGATGGTGGAATTATCCCGTCATCGACAACGTATACAGGAGGATTAGGAACAGTTGGTGGAGGCACTCACGGTCACCATATGCGACGCTCGCTTCCAGACATGGGAGCTGCACCTTCAGAGCCACCAAAGCTTTACCCATATCACTTGCTTATTATTACGAATTACAGACTGCCAGCAGATGTAGATCGCTGTAACCTTgag cgACACTTATCGGATGCCGAATTCGAAGCAATACTTCAATGCAATCGCTCGGAATTTTATCGACTACCCCAATGGCGCCGAAACGAAATAAAACGACGTGCTCGACTCTTTTAA
- the LOC123271986 gene encoding actin-binding LIM protein 2 isoform X11 — translation MQGKTYCQSCKKKCSGEVLRVQDKYFHIGCFKCAQCSASLAQGGFFAREGSYYCTKDYRERWGTRCAGCGEYVEGDVVTAGEKHAFHPNCFHCQRCRQPLLGHGTKVTLVQGQALCHRCVSIPVREASTPIGSKTHDSRSKSANARETGNDVGACAGCSEKLQEGQALVALDRQWHVWCFKCHSCDTVLHGEYMGKDGVPYCEKDYQKQFGVKCAYCSRYISGKVLQAGENHHFHPTCARCTKCGDPFGDGEEMYLQGAAIWHPRCGPGPTGTNGIVNGHGTRDVHTPQHRESERILSSASEMQYYPARTGSPGLILREYGRGNAEDVSRICTYSYLTEVPSQGYLRRPIQPYDKPPTSPHFHRPNSSRSIRSSGGRSSRSGMRALVDALSETRPKSPAAGSQVDNDEPIELAHYPDAMKRPPGAKPPIERDDFPAPPYPYTDPERRRRWSDTYKGVSDDEDDATDGTDRSDRLDGERKNYIKEVEQKLKKEEDELSKINTGIAKVFLQDIEKDRENLRHRAANVDPRNASRTPSAAREPTYRLRYESPVGASPSRNIDHARPWEDDDGVSYKSSTAPSYNVVSSLRHIPKPGYGLAPRSHTFSSTGGSVSALPGDYSFSGMGDKTHSTDFSSGKSDISTGSITDVDRRALNDGGIIPSSTTYTGGLGTVGGGTHGHHMRRSLPDMGAAPSEPPKLYPYHLLIITNYRLPADVDRCNLERHLSDAEFEAILQCNRSEFYRLPQWRRNEIKRRARLF, via the exons ATGCAAg GAAAAACTTATTGTCAatcgtgtaaaaaaaaatgcagcGGCGAGGTGCTGCGAGTTCAAGACAAGTACTTTCACATCGGTTGTTTCAAGTGCGCGCAATGCAGCGCCAGTCTCGCTCAAGGCGGATTTTTTGCTCGAGAAGGATCCTATTACTGTACAAAG GACTATCGTGAGCGCTGGGGAACAAGATGCGCTGGATGCGGCGAGTACGTTGAAGGTGACGTCGTGACTGCTGGAGAGAAACACGCTTTTCATCCGAACTGTTTTCATTGCCAGAGGTGTAGACAACCGCTGTTAGGTCATGGAACTAAAGTTACTCTGGTTCAAG GTCAAGCTTTGTGTCATCGGTGCGTCAGTATACCAGTACGAGAAGCCTCGACGCCGATCGGCAGCAAAACTCATGACAGCCGATCAAAAAGTGCTAACGCCAGAGAAACTGGTAATGACGTCGGTGCTTGCGCTGGCTGCAGTGAAAAACTTCAAGAGGGACAAGCCCTCGTTGCTTTGGATCGACAGTGGCATGTTTGGTGCTTCAAATGTCACAGCTGCGATACTGTGCTCCATGGCGAGTACATGGGAaa aGATGGAGTTCCGTATTGCGAGAAGGACTATCAAAAACAATTTGGAGTAAAGTGCGCGTACTGCAGTCGCTACATAAGCGGAAAAGTATTGCAAGCTGGTGAAAATCATCACTTCCATCCTACTTGTGCTCGCTGCACCAAGTGTGGCGATCCTTTTGGGGATGGTGAAGAGATGTACTTGCAAGGAGCCGCAATTTGGCACCCGCGGTGCGGGCCAGGGCCCACCGGGACAAACGGAATTGTCAATGGACATGGAACTAGAGATGTTCATACTCCTCAACACAGAGAATCTGAGCGTATATTAAGTAGTGCATCTGAGATGCAg TATTATCCAGCTAGAACTGGAAGTCCTGGACTGATATTACGAGAATATGGACGTGGTAACGCCGAAGACGTTTCCAGAATTTGCACATATTCTTATTTAACAGAAGTACCAAGTCAAGGATATTTGAGACGTCCGATTCAGCCTTACGATAAGCCACCGACTAGTCCTCACTTTCATCGACCCAATT CATCGCGCTCGATAAGAAGCAGCGGAGGTCGAAGCAGCCGTTCAGGAATGCGAGCGTTGGTAGACGCGCTCAGCGAAACGAGACCAAAATCTCCGGCAGCTGGTAGTCAGGTCGACAATGACGAGCCAATTGAGCTCGCTCATTATCCAGATGCAATGAAACGTCCGCCTGGAGCTAAACCTCCTATAGAACGAGACGATTTTCCAGCACCGCCGTATCCTTATACTGATCCTGAAAGACGTCGACGCTGGTCTGACACTTACAAG GGTGTTTCGGATGATGAAGACGACGCTACAGACGGTACCGACCGATCAGACAGATTAGACGGGGAgcgtaaaaattatatcaaagaAGTTGagcagaaattaaaaaaagaagaagatgAGTTGAGTAAAATAAACACTGGGATTGCTAAAGTATTTCTTCAGGACATAGAAAAAGATCGTGAAAATCTGCGACATCGCGCAGCTAATGTCGACCCACGAAACGCTTCGAGAACTCCGTCAGCGGCTCGAGAACCGACTTACAGATTACGATACGAAAGTCCTGTTGGTGCTT CTCCATCAAGAAATATTGATCACGCACGCCCGTGGGAAGACGATGACGGTGTTAGTTACAAATCAAGCACTGCTCCAAGCTACAAtg TTGTGAGCTCCCTTCGACACATCCCGAAGCCGGGATACGGTCTGGCACCGCGAAGTCACACCTTCTCGTCTACTGGTGGTTCTGTATCTGCTCTCCCT GGTGATTACTCATTCAGCGGTATGGGCGACAAAACACACAGCACTGATTTTTCATCTGGCAAATCGGATA tatcaaCAGGCAGCATTACGGATGTCGACAGACGAGCACTG AATGATGGTGGAATTATCCCGTCATCGACAACGTATACAGGAGGATTAGGAACAGTTGGTGGAGGCACTCACGGTCACCATATGCGACGCTCGCTTCCAGACATGGGAGCTGCACCTTCAGAGCCACCAAAGCTTTACCCATATCACTTGCTTATTATTACGAATTACAGACTGCCAGCAGATGTAGATCGCTGTAACCTTgag cgACACTTATCGGATGCCGAATTCGAAGCAATACTTCAATGCAATCGCTCGGAATTTTATCGACTACCCCAATGGCGCCGAAACGAAATAAAACGACGTGCTCGACTCTTTTAA